The Chitinophagales bacterium genome includes a window with the following:
- a CDS encoding GNAT family N-acetyltransferase, which produces MSFLANNCSLRLLNQSILDECDAFDCGHKDLNEFFSKDCIYYTKDLFGKTYCFTFDSDPKKIVCAFTLANDSIKAMSLQKSTRNKISRPISNPKRFHNYPAVLIGRLGVNKAFKRNGIGKELMDSLKAWFIDEENKTGCRFIIVDSYNEKIPLTFYKNNGFKNIFKSEEEEKEYLSLQTEDSLKTRLLYFDLIKLTK; this is translated from the coding sequence TTGAGTTTTTTAGCAAACAACTGCTCCCTTAGGTTGCTAAATCAAAGCATACTTGATGAATGTGATGCTTTCGATTGTGGACACAAAGATTTAAATGAATTCTTTAGTAAAGATTGTATTTACTATACCAAAGACCTATTTGGAAAAACTTACTGCTTTACTTTCGATTCAGACCCAAAAAAAATTGTTTGCGCTTTTACCCTTGCCAATGACAGCATTAAAGCCATGTCATTGCAAAAAAGCACTCGGAATAAAATCTCCAGGCCTATTAGCAATCCCAAAAGATTTCACAACTACCCCGCAGTTTTGATTGGAAGACTGGGCGTGAATAAAGCATTTAAACGAAATGGAATAGGCAAAGAACTTATGGATTCCCTTAAGGCATGGTTTATTGATGAGGAAAACAAAACCGGCTGCCGTTTCATTATTGTAGATTCTTACAATGAGAAAATACCTCTGACCTTCTACAAAAACAATGGATTCAAAAACATCTTTAAAAGTGAAGAAGAGGAAAAAGAATATTTGAGCCTGCAAACAGAGGACAGCCTCAAAACAAGATTGCTTTATTTCGACCTTATTAAACTTACTAAATAA
- a CDS encoding cysteine synthase family protein — protein MEAFIGNTPLFPIIGLHKNEKVKIFAKLEWQQWGNSVKARPAFNIIKQAILNGDLSEGKHLLDASSGNTGVAYAGVAAALGIPFTLCIPENASSTKIAALKAFGANLIFTSKYDLTDGAQEKAVELQEAEPDKYFYADQYANDNNWKAHYKSTGPEIYNQTKQAVTHFIAGLGTTGTFTGTARALKDFDKNIKVIALHPDSALHGLEGWKDLETAKVPKFYDPELADENRVVSTETAYKYVKIAGEKLGLMLSPSSAANLSGALQLADELEEGTVVTVFPDHGSNYPEVMKEIF, from the coding sequence ATGGAAGCCTTCATTGGCAACACGCCTTTGTTTCCAATTATTGGCCTACACAAAAATGAAAAAGTAAAAATCTTCGCCAAGCTCGAATGGCAGCAATGGGGCAATAGCGTAAAAGCGCGTCCGGCATTCAATATTATCAAGCAGGCCATTTTAAATGGAGATCTGTCAGAGGGCAAACATTTATTGGATGCCAGCAGTGGCAATACCGGAGTGGCTTATGCTGGAGTTGCAGCGGCTTTAGGCATTCCCTTCACCTTATGTATTCCCGAAAATGCCTCCAGTACAAAAATTGCTGCGCTAAAGGCTTTTGGGGCCAATTTGATATTTACCTCTAAATACGATTTAACGGATGGCGCCCAGGAAAAAGCTGTGGAATTGCAGGAAGCAGAGCCCGATAAGTACTTTTATGCCGATCAATATGCCAATGACAACAATTGGAAGGCACACTATAAATCAACAGGGCCTGAAATTTACAATCAAACAAAACAGGCAGTTACGCATTTTATAGCCGGGCTCGGCACAACGGGTACATTTACCGGAACTGCTCGGGCTTTAAAGGATTTTGACAAAAACATAAAAGTCATTGCCCTGCATCCAGATTCTGCGCTGCATGGCCTGGAGGGTTGGAAGGATTTGGAAACGGCAAAAGTGCCTAAATTTTATGACCCTGAATTGGCCGATGAAAACAGAGTAGTTTCTACGGAAACGGCTTATAAATATGTGAAAATTGCAGGTGAAAAATTGGGCTTGATGCTGAGCCCTTCTTCTGCGGCTAATTTGTCAGGCGCATTGCAATTGGCAGACGAATTGGAAGAAGGTACGGTGGTGACTGTTTTCCCCGATCACGGGAGCAATTACCCCGAAGTGATGAAAGAAATTTTTTAA
- a CDS encoding M67 family metallopeptidase, translated as MKVILSGEAKATMVEDALSTYPHECCGFFYGNEKDNRVITKSIPVNNSKEENRERRFEISAKDYIKAEEYADENNLLLLGVYHSHPDHPAIPSEHDLRQAVPYFSYIIISVKKGKLANILSWRLNDEARFEEENLEIKKEEINLDQFLN; from the coding sequence ATGAAAGTAATATTATCAGGAGAAGCAAAAGCCACAATGGTAGAGGATGCATTGAGCACCTACCCACACGAATGCTGTGGTTTTTTCTACGGAAATGAAAAAGACAATCGCGTAATCACCAAGTCTATTCCGGTGAATAACTCCAAGGAAGAAAACCGGGAGCGCAGGTTTGAGATTTCCGCCAAGGACTACATCAAAGCCGAGGAATATGCCGATGAAAACAATTTATTGCTATTGGGTGTCTATCATTCACATCCCGATCATCCGGCCATTCCATCGGAGCACGATTTGAGGCAGGCGGTTCCCTATTTTTCCTATATCATTATATCGGTGAAAAAAGGAAAACTGGCGAATATTCTGTCCTGGAGGCTGAATGATGAAGCGCGATTTGAAGAGGAAAATTTAGAAATCAAAAAAGAAGAAATAAACTTAGATCAATTTTTAAACTAA
- a CDS encoding MoaD/ThiS family protein, whose amino-acid sequence MAKITIPTPLRKFTNQEKTFESNADNVDAAIKELVETYPDIKGQLLDAEGNLRSFIKVFVGDEDIKDLEQGNTALKSDTTVSIVPAIAGGKN is encoded by the coding sequence ATGGCAAAAATTACGATTCCCACTCCTTTGAGAAAATTTACCAATCAGGAGAAAACTTTTGAAAGCAATGCCGACAATGTAGATGCGGCCATTAAGGAACTGGTGGAAACCTATCCCGATATCAAAGGCCAATTGCTGGATGCGGAAGGCAATCTCCGCTCCTTTATTAAAGTATTTGTGGGCGATGAGGACATCAAGGATTTGGAACAGGGCAATACGGCTTTGAAAAGTGATACAACCGTAAGCATTGTTCCGGCCATTGCAGGAGGAAAAAACTAA
- the moeB gene encoding molybdopterin-synthase adenylyltransferase MoeB yields the protein MSENNLFSKAELERYSRHLIIPEFNIEGQKKLKKAKVLIVGTGGLGAPLLQYLTAAGVGTIGVVDFDVVEDSNLQRQVLFTTDDVGKPKTEAAVARMKGLNPHVNFKIYNTQLNSSNALEIIKDYDIVADGTDNFPTRYLVNDACVLLGKPNVYASIFRFDGQLTVFNYQFGDGQTGPNYRDLYPEPPPPGLVPSCAEGGVIGVLPGILGSLQANEVIKVITGVGDPLIGRMFSFDALGFETRIFKFKKDPKNPISGENPTLDHLIDYEQFCGIPQQESENKKQEKVKELTVKELKELQDSKEDFQLIDVREDFEYEIANLKGELIPLNNILDEADKIAKDKKVVVHCRSGARSANAIQALEQKFGYDNLYNLKGGILAYADEIDNSLAKY from the coding sequence ATGTCAGAAAACAATCTATTTTCAAAAGCAGAGCTGGAAAGGTATAGCCGCCACTTGATCATCCCCGAATTCAATATCGAGGGACAGAAAAAACTGAAAAAGGCCAAGGTACTGATAGTGGGTACCGGTGGACTGGGCGCTCCTTTGTTGCAGTATTTAACGGCAGCCGGAGTAGGCACCATTGGCGTGGTAGATTTTGATGTGGTGGAAGACAGCAATTTGCAACGACAGGTTTTGTTCACTACCGATGATGTAGGCAAACCCAAAACAGAAGCGGCAGTAGCGCGCATGAAAGGCCTGAATCCGCATGTGAATTTCAAGATTTACAATACCCAATTGAACTCCTCCAATGCGCTGGAAATCATAAAGGATTACGATATTGTGGCCGATGGAACGGACAATTTCCCGACCCGCTATTTGGTAAATGATGCCTGTGTATTGCTGGGCAAACCCAATGTATATGCATCTATTTTCCGCTTTGATGGGCAATTGACGGTTTTCAATTATCAGTTTGGCGATGGACAAACAGGGCCGAATTACCGCGATTTGTATCCCGAGCCACCGCCCCCCGGATTGGTGCCAAGCTGTGCCGAAGGAGGTGTGATTGGCGTATTGCCGGGCATACTCGGTAGTTTGCAGGCCAATGAAGTGATAAAAGTAATCACAGGTGTGGGCGATCCACTTATTGGTAGAATGTTTAGTTTCGATGCGCTGGGTTTTGAGACCAGAATTTTCAAGTTCAAGAAAGACCCGAAAAACCCAATCAGCGGAGAAAACCCCACGCTTGACCATTTGATCGATTATGAACAATTTTGTGGCATTCCCCAACAGGAATCTGAAAATAAAAAACAAGAAAAAGTGAAAGAACTAACAGTAAAAGAACTCAAGGAATTACAGGACAGCAAAGAAGATTTTCAATTGATTGATGTCCGTGAAGATTTTGAATACGAAATTGCCAATTTGAAAGGCGAACTGATTCCGCTCAACAATATTTTGGACGAGGCAGATAAAATTGCCAAAGACAAAAAAGTGGTGGTGCATTGCCGTAGCGGAGCGAGAAGTGCCAATGCCATCCAGGCTTTAGAACAAAAATTCGGTTATGACAATTTATACAATCTCAAGGGCGGTATTCTCGCTTATGCAGATGAGATTGACAATAGTCTGGCGAAATATTAA
- a CDS encoding universal stress protein: MFNILFLTDFSENADTALKYACDLVEDKDGKITMFTSYIANKEQDKKSVLERLKKYQAKCPDIELEFLLEEGNTLENIQNCCGSNSFNLVVMGFKGVSDDSESNIGGVTSEVIRRVKHNILAVPENAAYKPIKKIAYALDYVDFKKETLEVLNTFAEKLNAEIILLHVSEVEHYIEEEKLQNYRQIMDSVVNFDNLSFEFITGADVGKAIEEYIDENNMDVLAMLTRDYHLIEKAYEKSLTRKILFHTKKPLLVFHE, encoded by the coding sequence ATGTTCAACATTCTTTTTTTAACAGATTTTTCTGAAAATGCTGATACAGCACTCAAATATGCCTGTGATTTAGTTGAAGACAAGGACGGTAAAATTACCATGTTTACCAGTTATATCGCCAATAAAGAACAAGACAAAAAAAGTGTACTTGAGCGATTGAAAAAGTATCAGGCAAAATGCCCGGATATTGAATTGGAATTTTTGTTGGAGGAGGGCAATACCCTTGAAAATATTCAAAACTGTTGCGGATCCAATTCTTTCAATCTAGTCGTGATGGGATTTAAGGGTGTAAGTGATGACAGTGAAAGCAATATAGGCGGTGTTACGAGCGAAGTCATCAGAAGAGTAAAACATAATATTCTGGCTGTACCTGAAAATGCAGCATACAAGCCCATAAAAAAGATAGCCTATGCCTTGGATTATGTCGATTTTAAAAAAGAAACTTTAGAAGTCCTCAATACTTTTGCAGAAAAACTCAATGCTGAAATTATTTTGCTGCATGTAAGTGAAGTGGAGCATTATATTGAAGAGGAAAAATTGCAAAACTATCGACAGATTATGGATTCGGTTGTCAATTTTGATAATCTGAGTTTTGAGTTTATAACAGGGGCAGATGTTGGCAAGGCAATAGAAGAATACATCGATGAAAACAATATGGATGTACTTGCTATGCTCACCCGCGATTATCATTTGATCGAAAAAGCT